A genomic segment from Anabas testudineus chromosome 6, fAnaTes1.2, whole genome shotgun sequence encodes:
- the rad52 gene encoding DNA repair protein RAD52 homolog isoform X1 — MSTNTEDSSVSAPRCFGQCTYTAEEYQAVQSALRQKLGPEYISTRMAGGGQRVCYVEGHRVISLANEMFGYNGWSHSISQQNVDFVDLINGKFYVGVSAFIKVQLKDGSFHEDVGYGVSEGLKSKALSLEKARKEAVTDGMKRALKCFGNALGNCILDKEYLLAINKIPKQPPPPLDPAKTKRSEGEPCVEKARFSSLVQEQRLVSAVVPARTPLEPRVLDQNHSCSEVHTPNAGPAPDKKSENGRPVVESVDVAEFETHTDPKQLRKLRQQQLQQKFRREMEAKKLQQKQDQTKSEDTDVTIGQGSSGGHGVVPEFSNGAASGQRKPSSRDQYLGDDPELWDFTLDGIEELDVPTGGPPPRGSRPSTPGNHQMLTRSKTPQRAPGRPPDEAPSYSRGHDRTQYRPQQQNQYQAKPGEAFSPYRQGQYMKKRRLDT; from the exons ATGTCCACTAACACCGAGGACAGCAGCGTCTCTGCACCCAGGTGCTTCGGACAG TGTACCTACACAGCTGAGGAGTACCAGGCGGTGCAGAGCGCTCTGAGACAGAAGCTGGGACCAGAGTACATCAGTACCAGAATGgctggaggaggacagagg GTGTGCTATGTTGAAGGGCATCGTGTCATCAGTCTCGCTAATGAGATGTTTGGATACAACGGATGGTCTCACTCCATCTCCCAGCAGAACGTCG ACTTTGTAGATCTCATCAATGGGAAGTTTTATGTCGGAGTCAGCGCGTTTATCAAAGTGCAGCTGAAG GATGGGTCATTTCATGAAGACGTAGGCTACGGAGTCAGTGAGGGACTGAAGTCTAAAGCTCTCTCACTGGAAAAGGCGAGAAAGGAAGCTGTCACCGATGGCATGAAGAGAGCTCTGAA ATGCTTTGGTAATGCCCTTGGAAACTGCATCCTGGATAAGGAATACCTCCTCGCCATTAACAAGATCCCCAAACAG cctccacctcctcttgaCCCAGCCAAAACTAAACGTTCTGAGGGTGAGCCATGCGTGGAGAAGGCCCGGTTCTCCAGTCTAGTTCAAGAGCAAAGGCTTGTGTCTGCGGTTGTTCCTGCCAGGACGCCGCTGGAGCCCCGAGTACTTGACCAGAACCACAGTTGTTCAGAGGTTCATACTCCTAACGCTGGACCTGCCCCCGACAAGAAGAGTGAGAATGGCAG ACCTGTCGTGGAGTCAGTGGATGTTGCTGagtttgaaacacacacagatcccaAACAGCTGAGAAAGctgagacagcagcagcttcaacagAAGTtcaggagagagatggaggccaagaaactgcagcagaaacaggatCAAACCAAGTCGGAGGACACAGACGTCACTATTGGACAAGGATCCAGTGGGG GACATGGCGTTGTACCTGAGTTCAGCAATGGTGCAGCCTCTGGACAAAGGAAGCCCAGCAGCAGGGATCAGTATTTAGGAG ATGATCCCGAGCTCTGGGATTTCACATTGGATGGGATTGAGGAGCTGGATGTCCCTACAGGTGGCCCACCTCCCAGAGGGTCCAGACCCAGCACGCCTGGGAATCACCAGATGCTCACACGCAGTAAAACCCCGCAGAGAGCTCCTGGCAGACCTCCAGATGAGGCCCCGTCGTACAGCAGAGGACACGACAGGACTCAGTACAGACCTCAACAGCAGAACCAGTATCAGGCGAAACCAG GTGAAGCCTTCAGTCCATACAGACAAGGACAGTACATGAAGAAACGCCGACTGGACACTTGA
- the rad52 gene encoding DNA repair protein RAD52 homolog isoform X2, with protein MSHQCTYTAEEYQAVQSALRQKLGPEYISTRMAGGGQRVCYVEGHRVISLANEMFGYNGWSHSISQQNVDFVDLINGKFYVGVSAFIKVQLKDGSFHEDVGYGVSEGLKSKALSLEKARKEAVTDGMKRALKCFGNALGNCILDKEYLLAINKIPKQPPPPLDPAKTKRSEGEPCVEKARFSSLVQEQRLVSAVVPARTPLEPRVLDQNHSCSEVHTPNAGPAPDKKSENGRPVVESVDVAEFETHTDPKQLRKLRQQQLQQKFRREMEAKKLQQKQDQTKSEDTDVTIGQGSSGGHGVVPEFSNGAASGQRKPSSRDQYLGDDPELWDFTLDGIEELDVPTGGPPPRGSRPSTPGNHQMLTRSKTPQRAPGRPPDEAPSYSRGHDRTQYRPQQQNQYQAKPGEAFSPYRQGQYMKKRRLDT; from the exons ATGTCTCACCAG TGTACCTACACAGCTGAGGAGTACCAGGCGGTGCAGAGCGCTCTGAGACAGAAGCTGGGACCAGAGTACATCAGTACCAGAATGgctggaggaggacagagg GTGTGCTATGTTGAAGGGCATCGTGTCATCAGTCTCGCTAATGAGATGTTTGGATACAACGGATGGTCTCACTCCATCTCCCAGCAGAACGTCG ACTTTGTAGATCTCATCAATGGGAAGTTTTATGTCGGAGTCAGCGCGTTTATCAAAGTGCAGCTGAAG GATGGGTCATTTCATGAAGACGTAGGCTACGGAGTCAGTGAGGGACTGAAGTCTAAAGCTCTCTCACTGGAAAAGGCGAGAAAGGAAGCTGTCACCGATGGCATGAAGAGAGCTCTGAA ATGCTTTGGTAATGCCCTTGGAAACTGCATCCTGGATAAGGAATACCTCCTCGCCATTAACAAGATCCCCAAACAG cctccacctcctcttgaCCCAGCCAAAACTAAACGTTCTGAGGGTGAGCCATGCGTGGAGAAGGCCCGGTTCTCCAGTCTAGTTCAAGAGCAAAGGCTTGTGTCTGCGGTTGTTCCTGCCAGGACGCCGCTGGAGCCCCGAGTACTTGACCAGAACCACAGTTGTTCAGAGGTTCATACTCCTAACGCTGGACCTGCCCCCGACAAGAAGAGTGAGAATGGCAG ACCTGTCGTGGAGTCAGTGGATGTTGCTGagtttgaaacacacacagatcccaAACAGCTGAGAAAGctgagacagcagcagcttcaacagAAGTtcaggagagagatggaggccaagaaactgcagcagaaacaggatCAAACCAAGTCGGAGGACACAGACGTCACTATTGGACAAGGATCCAGTGGGG GACATGGCGTTGTACCTGAGTTCAGCAATGGTGCAGCCTCTGGACAAAGGAAGCCCAGCAGCAGGGATCAGTATTTAGGAG ATGATCCCGAGCTCTGGGATTTCACATTGGATGGGATTGAGGAGCTGGATGTCCCTACAGGTGGCCCACCTCCCAGAGGGTCCAGACCCAGCACGCCTGGGAATCACCAGATGCTCACACGCAGTAAAACCCCGCAGAGAGCTCCTGGCAGACCTCCAGATGAGGCCCCGTCGTACAGCAGAGGACACGACAGGACTCAGTACAGACCTCAACAGCAGAACCAGTATCAGGCGAAACCAG GTGAAGCCTTCAGTCCATACAGACAAGGACAGTACATGAAGAAACGCCGACTGGACACTTGA